In Thermus sp. LT1-2-5, the genomic window CGGCGACGGCGCGGTAGGGCTTTGTGGTGTGCTGGCGGCGCGGCGCTTGGGTGCAGAGCGGATCATCCTGCTTGGGCACCACCCAGACCGCCTGGAGCTGGGTAGGGAGTTTGGCGCTACCGATTTGGTGACGGAGCGAGGGGAGGCAGCCATAGAACGGGTCTTGGCCCTCACGGGTGGCCACGGGGTCCATTCCGTGCTGGAGTGCGTGGGCACCGAGGAAGCGGTGGAACTGGCCGTGCGGATCGCCCGGCCGGGTGGGGCCATCGGACGCGTGGGCGTGCCGCACCATGCGGGCGTTCCCGCCAGCGCCACCTTTTTCAAAAACCTCTTGGTAGCTGGCGGACCAGCACCCACCCGGGCCTACATGCCGGAACTTTTGCCCGACGTGCTGGAGGGCCGGATGGAGCCAGGCCGGGTGTTTGACCTGAGGCTGCCCTTAGATCAGGTAGCCGAGGGTTACCGGGCCATGGATGAGCGCCGGGCCATCAAGGTTCTCCTAGAACCCTAGAAGGAGAAGGAGGCGAGGTGCAAGGAGTAGTCCTGAACAACGGCGTGGCGATGCCCCTCCTAGGCTTCGGGACCTTCCAAATAACAGACCTGGAGGCCTGCGAGCGAGCGGTAGCCCACGTGCGACACTGGGGCCTATCCGAAGCGGGACCAGAAACGCTTCGTCGAGCCCATGCGGTTTGTCCGGTGACCGCGGTGCAGTACGAGTACTCCCTTTGGTGGCGCAAGCCGGAGCAGGAAATCCTCCCCATCTGCGAGGAACTGGGCATCGGTTTCGTCCCCTACAGCCCCTTGGGCAAAGGCTTTCTGACCGGAGCGATTGACGACAACACCTCTTTTGCCCCCTCTGACCTCAGGGGGCGAATTCCTCGCTTTAGCCCAGAGGCCCGCCGCGTCAATAAGGCGCTGGTGAACCTGCTGCTCGATCGTTCTAAGCGGAAGGGGGCCACCCCGGCACGAATTGC contains:
- a CDS encoding zinc-dependent alcohol dehydrogenase family protein, producing the protein MYGPQKVRLERVPDPVIAEPTDAIVRVLVSCICGSDLWPYRGFDPIPEGGRPMGHEAVGVVEEVGSEVHTLKPGDVVLVPFAISDGTCEFCREGLTTACAHVHFFGAPEIGGAQAEALRVPFAEGTLYKVPVKEKDRALLPHLLTLTDVMGTGHHAAVTARVGPGKVVAVIGDGAVGLCGVLAARRLGAERIILLGHHPDRLELGREFGATDLVTERGEAAIERVLALTGGHGVHSVLECVGTEEAVELAVRIARPGGAIGRVGVPHHAGVPASATFFKNLLVAGGPAPTRAYMPELLPDVLEGRMEPGRVFDLRLPLDQVAEGYRAMDERRAIKVLLEP
- a CDS encoding aldo/keto reductase, with protein sequence MQGVVLNNGVAMPLLGFGTFQITDLEACERAVAHVRHWGLSEAGPETLRRAHAVCPVTAVQYEYSLWWRKPEQEILPICEELGIGFVPYSPLGKGFLTGAIDDNTSFAPSDLRGRIPRFSPEARRVNKALVNLLLDRSKRKGATPARIALAWLLAQKPWIVPIPGTTKLHRLQENLGAVGLELFPEDLQGLEASAQVVGERYPEELERMSYVEAPPQR